AACGGCGCGCCGAAACGCCGCCGGGTTTTCGACGACATGGTCCGAGGCGACGACGAGCACGGGCGTGTCGGGTCCCTCCCTGGCCGCGATCATGCAGCCGGCGAGGATGGCCGGGCCGGAGTCCCGCCGCTCGGGTTCGAGCACGATATCGGCCGACGCGTTGATTTCGGCGAGTTGCCTCTCCGCCAGAACGCGGTGGTCGCGATTGGTCAGGATGATCGGCCGATCGAACAGCTTGTTCCGGAGCCGCAGAACCGTGTCCTGAAATGTCGAGCGCTCGCCGAGCAGCATGGCGAATTGCTTCGGCAGGGAATTCCGGGAGGTCGGCCACAGCGTTGTCCCGGCGCCACCACACATGATGATCGGGCGTATCTTGGAATGCATGGGAAGGTCCTCTCGCGGCGTACGCCGCGTGGTGGTCATTCCTGACTGACGAGACCCGTGAGCGGGCGCATGCTTGCCTTGGCTTCGCCGGAGGCACGGTCTTCGGGCGAGCCCGCCTTGGGCGTGATCTGCACGATGTCGCCGGGTTGCAGCGAGGTTCCGAACGTCGCGGCAATCGTCACCGGTACCAGGCCGCCCTGTCTGGTGATCCGGATGTCCCAATCGCCGGTGGTTCCGCTCCCGCCATTCGCGGCCAGCCTGCGCCGGCGGCTTTCGGCGATCTCCCGCGCGACCGGCACGCTGCGCCCCACTTCCAGGATCTTCAGGCGCGTCTCCTGAAGCTCGAGCACGACGCGGCGCATGAAGGCCGTATCGATGTCTTCCAGCCGCAGCGTCACTTCGCCCAATGCGGTGTCGTTCTTGGCAAGTTCGGCTTTGATGCGGGCGAGCTCGCTGCGCGTGCGGGCGTATTCCCGCTCGCGCTCGACCTGGACGTTGCGCAACCCGTGGCCGGTCGCGGCGAGCTTGTCGTATTCGGTTGATTGTTCGCGAGTGAGTTCGATCTGCCTTCGCGCCAGTTCGGCCTGCTCCGTCAGGGCGGTCTTCTCGGATTGGAGACGAGCCACCTGTTGCCGCAGCAGCTCGCGCCCGCCTTCATGTGCACGTCGTTGGAAGTCCAGGATTTCCTGCTCTCCCGCAGTGATCTGGGCGCTGCCTGTTTCGGCGCCCGGCGAAGGCGGAGCGAGCTGCTTTGTGCCGTCGCGTTCCGCTTCGAGCCGCAGACGCCTTGCCGTCAGGCTCTGGAGCGACGTCTCGAGCAGCCGCTCGCGCTCATCGGCGAGCAGGAGCTCCGATTTGAGGACGGAGATCGATTCGTCTCCCACCCGGTAGCCCCCGGCGAGCGCCACGGCTCCGAGGACGTTGAGCCCGTGCCGGAATGGGTAGCTGCCGGGCGAGCGGACCTCGCCCATGATGTAGACCGGCTTCAGCTCGGCCACTCGCAGACTGACGACGGCATCGCGGAGATAGCCGTCCATGAGGGCAGTGCGGATCCGCATCTCCGCATCCGGCACCGACAACCCCGCGATCCTGATACGTCCGGCCAAGGGCATGTTCACGGCGCCCGCCCCGTCGAGCACGAAATCCCCGGAGAGGTCCGACTGGCCGAAGACCGAGACCGTGACCTTGTCGCCGATGGAAAGCGTTTCGACCGCTTCCCGTTCCGCCGCCATGGCCGCGATCGGCAGCAGCAGCGCCACGAGAAGCGGCAACAGGCGGCGCCGGAAGTGGCATTGCCACGACCATTCGGCACGGGCCGGTTTTTCGGAAGCGGGACGCAGTTCCCGGTGACCAGATGAAGGGGACAAGGCAGTTCCACACGGTCCTGCCCGGACGGACCTCGGGATTGAGCGCCGGGCAGGAGGCAGGATGTCAGCACTATGTCCGCTTTCCGCGTCGCCATTCAGGTCAAGGCGGGTCTCGGCAGGATTAATCCGAATGTGCACTGCAGCATCCGCGATTGCGGCAGAGCGTCATGTCGGCCTGCCGGGGAAGTAGCCCTTCCTCGCCCGCGCCAGGAAGAAGGCCCCCCAAAGCGCCCTTTGAGAACGGCGGCCTTGCGGCAAAGCTGCAGGCCTCTTCTTGCGCATGATTGCGACCCGTTGGAGTTTCCACATGCAGAAACGCATTCTCGTCACAGGTGGCGCCGGCTTCCTGGGTTGCCATCTCTGCGAGCGACTGGTCGCTCAAGGCCACCAGGTGCTGTCGGTCGACAACTACTATACGGGGCGCCGCGAAAACCTGAGCGGGCTTCTCGGTCAGCCGCTGTTCGAGGCGGTGAGGCACGACGTCACCTTCCCGCTCTATCTGGAGGTCGACGAGATCTACAATCTCGCCTGCCCGGCCTCGCCTGTGCACTACCAGCGCGACCCGGTGCAGACGACGAAGACGAGCGTACTCGGCGCGATCAACATGCTCGGCATGGCCAAGCGGCTGGGCATCCCGATCCTGCAGGCCTCGACCAGCGAGATCTACGGCGATCCCGACGTCCACCCGCAGGTCGAGGATTATCGCGGGCTCGTCAGCATCAGCGGGCCCCGCGCCTGCTACGACGAGGGCAAGCGCTGCGCGGAAACGCTGTTCTACGACTACAACCGGCGCCATGGCGTGGCCATTCGCGTCGCCCGCATCTTCAACACCTATGGCCCCCGCATGAATGCGGAAGACGGCCGTGTCGTCTCCAACTTCATCGTCCAGGCGCTGAAGAACGAGCCCATCACACTTTATGGAGACGGGCAGCAGACGCGGGCCTTCTGTTTCGTCGACGATCTGGTCGATGGCCTGATGCGCCTGATGAACGTGACGAAGCCGCTGGATAGCGCCGTCAATCTCGGCAATCCCGTCGAGACCACCATGGCGGAGATCGCGAACCTGATCGTCTCGATGACGGGCTCGCGTTCCGAGATCGTGTTCAGGCCCCTGCCGCAGGACGATCCGAGGCAGCGCTGCCCCGACATCAGCAAGGCGCAGGAGCTGCTGCACTGGACACCCAAGGTTCCGCTGCAGGAGGGCCTGCGGCGCACGATCGCCTATTTCGAGGACTGGCTGTCGCGGTCGCGCGATCCGGTGCGGCGGATGGAAATCGCGAGGGCCGGCTGATGACGTCGGAGCCCTCCCTTCCTCACGCGCGCATCATGGGCGTCAACGTCAGCGCCATCAACATGGCGGATGCCCTGCGCACGGTAGAGGACTGGATCGGCCGGAAGGCGCAGCATTTCATCTGCATCACCGGTGTCCACGGCGTGATCGAGAGCCAGTCCGACCCAGCGCTCATGGCGATCCATGAGCGTGCAGGCCTGGTCACCCCGGATGGGATGCCGCTGGTCTGGATGGCCCGCAAGCTCGGATATCGCGATACCGAGAGAGTCTACGGCCCCGATCTCATGCTGGCGCTCTCGGCACTCTCTGCCGAGAAGGGCTATCGCCAGTATTATTTCGGTGGCGCTCCAGGCCTCGCGGACCGTCTTCGCGACTGTCTCACCAAGCGTTTTCCAGGCCTCGCCGTGGCGGGCACCCTCTCGCCGCCGTTTCGAGCCGTCGCACCCGACGAAGACGATGAGATGGTGCGCATGATCAACGAAGCCAAGCCGGACATCGTCTGGGTCGGGCTCAGTACGCCGAAGCAGGAATACTGGATGGCCGGACATGTCGGGCGCATCGATGCGCCCGTCATGATCGGCGTCGGCGCTGCTTTCGATTTCCTGGCCGGCACGAAGCGCCAGGCGCCGCACTGGATGCAGCGAAACGGGCTCGAATGGCTGTTCCGGCTGATGTCGGAGCCGCGGCGCCTCTGGCGTCGTTACGGCAAGATCGTGCCCCAGTTCATGATCGGCGCCAGCTTGCAACTGCTCCGTGAGAAGAATGCTCCGGCAGCTACTCCTAAAAGCTAGCCGATCTCAATAGAGGTATAATTCAGTTTTACCACTGCTAATGGAAACTGAAAATCGCTAACACCGAAACTCAATTCTTAGTGGAGCGATGTAATGTCTAGCAAATCCGTGTTGGTTACCGGCGCCGGCGGCTTTATCGGCTTTCATCTCGTGAATTATCTGAAGAATAAGGGCTACAAGGTCAGAGGCGTCGATATCAAGGAGCCCGACTACGAGGGCAGCTCGGCGGATGAGTTCAAGCTCCTGGACCTCCGCGAGATGGAGAATTGCCGGGAAGCCGTCTACGGCATGGACGAGGTCTACAACCTAGCTGCGGATATGGGCGGCATCGGCTACATTTCCGGGGCGCATGCCTCCATCACCTACAACAATACGATGATCAGCGCCCAGATGCTCAAGGCGGCGCATGATGCCAAGGTCGAGCGTTTCCTGTTCTCCTCCTCGGCCTGCGTTTATCCGCAGCACCTGCAGGATGTGCCTTCCGTCGTGCCTTTGAAGGAGGCGGATGCCTTCCCGGCCGATCCGGAGCCCGGATATGGGCTGGAGAAGCTCTATACCGAGAAGCTGTGCGAGTACTTCACCGAGGATTACGGCTTCCAGACCCGGCTTGTCCGCTTCCACAATGTCTACGGACCGCTCGGTACCTATGACGGCGGCAAGGAGAAGGCGCCGGCAGCGATCTGCCGCAAGGTCGCGCATGCGGCCTCCGGCGACACGATCGAGGTCTGGGGCGACGGCAAGCAGACCCGCTCCTTCATGTATGTCGACGATTGCGTCGAGGGCATCTTCCGCATCATGCGATCGGATTACTCCGGGCCGCTCAATCTCGGCACCGATGAGCTGGTCGATGTCAGCGGGCTCGTCGACATCGTCGCCGAGATCGCCGGCAAGACGATCAACAAGCGCTTCAACACCAACCGCCCGCAGGGCGTGCGCGGTCGCAACAGCGACAACACCCTTCTGCGTGAAGTGCTCGGCTGGGAACCGCCGATGCATCTGCGGCAAGGGTTGGTTCCGACCTATCGCTGGATCGAGGCCGAGGTGAAGGCCGGGGGCATCGAGCGTCACATCATGCCCCAGGTGGAGCCCATGATCGCTGCGCAATAGATCGGCGGCGCGTCCTGCGGGACGCACGCTGTCGATCCAACTCATTGTTGCAGCGCCAAACTCTCCCGAAAAGCGGCATCCGCTTTTCGGTCTGGTGCTCCGGCGGTTCGGTTCTCCTTACCGCGCGATATCACGGGAGGCTGCCATGCCGGATATCATCACCACCGCGGTCTCGCCTGCCATCGCCATGCCGAGGCCGGACTATCGGGTGGGCTCCGGCGTGGCTCCCGCGACGCGCCGGCTGCTTGTCGCCGCCGGGTTGCTGATCGGTGATCTTGCCACCCTGACGATCGTCATCGGCATTCTGCAGTTTGGCGCCCGCATCGGCGGGTTCGGTGCGGACACCGCCATGCCCGGGCTGATGGTCGTCTGGGTCCTGGCCCTGTGCGGGGCACAAGCCGGCTTCGGCCTCTACGGCTCGGAACGTGCCGAGCCCGTCGACCGGCTGCGCCGGCGTACGCTCGGCAATGCCATCGCCGCGATGGTCGTGATCGCCTGGGTGTTGATCGGAGAACGGCCTGCGCCGCTGATCGGCATCGTGGCCGCCGGATCGCTGCTGGCCATCGCGCTCGGTTATTATGTCGAGATGCTGGTCCGTGGCGCACTGCTCAGGAGCGGGCTTTGGGCCGCCCCGACGGTACTGTATGGAACCAGGGCGGCCTGCGCGGCGCTTGCCCGCCATCTGGCGCTGCGGCCGGAGCTCGGGTTGAGACCGGTCGCGATTCTCACGGATGACGACGGGGAGTCGCTTGCCGAAGCCGGCCAGGCGGCCGGTCTTCCCGTCATCACCTGCGGACAGGCGAACATCATTTCGGAGCGGATCGAGGTCGCGCTATGCGCTTCGGGCGATCTGCCTGCCGAGAAGGCGGACTGGCTGGAACGCCTGCCGTTGCGCCAGATCTTCGTCGTCCACGACGCCTCGGCGCTTGAAATCCTGACCCCCCGGATGCGTGTCATGGGCGGGCTGCTCGGCTTCGAGCGGCGCAGCGCGATTCACATCCCCCGCAACCTGCGCCTGAAGCGGCTCGTCGATCTCGTGCTGGGCATACCGCTCGCCATTCTGGCCACTCCCGCGATCATCGTGCTCGCATTGGCCGTGAAGGCTGTCGATCCCGGGCCCGCCTTCTACGCCCAGCCGCGGATCGGCCGAAACGGGCGCATCTTCAAGGTCTACAAGCTCCGCAGCATGTTCTCCGATGCCGAGGCTCGGCTGGCGGCCCATCTCGATGCCGATCTCACGGCGCGGCACGAGTGGGAGCGGTTCTTCAAGCTGACGCACGACCCGCGGATCCTGCCTCGCATCGGGCAGTTCATCCGCCGCTCCAGCCTCGACGAGTTGCCGCAGCTCTGGAACGTGCTGCGCGGCGAGATGAGCATCGTCGGACCGCGACCCTTCCCGGCCTACCACAATCAATGCTTCGACACGGCGTTCCAGGCGCTTCGGACCAGCGTCCCGCCGGGTCTGACGGGATTGTGGCAGGTGACCGATCGCAGTGACGGCGATCTCGCGATCCAGAAGCGCCAGGACAGCTTCTACATCCATAACTGGTCGTTCTGGCTGGATTTGTACGTGCTGCTGCAGACCGTTCCGGCAGTGCTCATGGCGCGCGGGGCGAAGTAGCGCGGCGCAAAGGCCCAATCGGGCTGGCTCCGCGGAAGCGGGCAGCCTCAGTCGTCATCCAGAGACACGAAGCAGGCGGGACAAGCGACCATGGATTTCTTCAGCGAGATGAGGGCTCCTCGCCAGTCTCAGGCGCTCTCCCGATATTACGATGCCGCGACCTTCGACTTTCTCTCGATGCTCTGGCGGCGGCGTGGGCTGATCCTCGGGGTCACCTGCGGAGCCGTGCTGGTCGCCGCGCTCGCTCTGGTGGTCATGCCGCGTCGCTATGCCACCGATCTGGTCCTGCAGTTCGACTTCACGCGCGATGATACGGCGGGAGGGGGAGGCAAATCGAGCAGTGTCGCGCTCGAGGCTTCGACGCTCGTGGAGAGCGAGGCGCGGATCATCCGCTCTCTGGCGACCGCGCGGGCCGTGGTATCGCGGCTGGGCCTCGACAAGGTATCCGAAAAGCCGGCCTCCTCCTTGTCCAGTCTCGTTGCGGGCGGCGTCGACCTGGTCTTCCCGCCCTGGGTCCGTGAGACCGCCCGCGAGTTCGTGGGCCTGGGCGGGTCGACGAGCCCGCCGGCGTTGCGTGATGTCGTCGCGCAGGGGCTGCTGTCGTCGCTGACGGTCGGCAACGACTCGAAGGCGTATCTGGTGACGCTCACATATCGCGATACCGATCCGGATCGCGCTGCGCTCATCGTCAATGCCTTCGGCACCGAATATCTGCGGCGGAAGATGGAAGCGAGCACGAGCGCCTCGCAGCGCTCCAGCCAGTGGTACGGGGTGCAGGCGCAGGAAGCGCGCATCAACCTGGCGAGGATAGAGAAGGAAATCGAGGAGTTCCGCGTCCGGACCGGCTTCGTCGAGCTCGGGCAGGACGGCGCCGACATGCAGCAGCAGCAGCTTCGCGACGTGCTGACCCAGATCAACGCCGCGTCGGCGACACGTCTGGCGGAAGAGATGCGCCTGCGCCGGGCGCAGGAATCCATCGCCGCCGGCAATGTTCCGCAGGCGACGGATCTCGGCGGATCTCCGGTGGTTCAGGCTCTCCTGGACGAGGAGGGCAAGGCGCGCAGGGCTCTCGACGAGATGATCAGCATGGCCGGCGATCGCCACCCCGCAGTCACGCGGCTGCGGCTGACGCTCACTTCTGTGCAGGACCGCCTGAAGAAGCAGCTCGCCCAGTCCGTGGCCAATATCGAAACCGACGTCCAGGCAGCCCGTGCCACGGAAACGGCGCTTTCGGCACGCGTCGCGACACTCCAGACGAAGTCGATCGAGGCGCGAGGCCTCGAGGGCCAGTTGCGGACCTTGCAGGCGGAGGCGACGGCCGCGCGCGACCGCGTCAAGCAGTTGTCCGATGCGCAGCAGCAGGCCAGTGCCGTGAGCGAGCTGAGGCCGGTCATCGCGCAGATCCTGGCTCCCGCCGAAGTACCTTCCCTGCCGAACACCCCCGGCCCGGGATTGGTGCTGAGCCTCGGCCTGCTCACCGGGCTCGCGGCCGGGGCCACGCTGTCCTTCATGCTGGAGAAGCGCGATCGCGGTTTCCGCAGCGAAAGCGAGTTCGCGCTCGAGAATCACAGCAGCTGCGTCGGGCTCCTTCCCAAGCTCGAGCACTACCCGAATGGTCTGGAGAGCCTCGTCTTCGCCGAAGCCGTCAGATCGACGGTGGCGGAGCTGTTTCCTCCCACGAATCCACCGAAGGTGGTGCTGATCACCTCTTCGGCACCGGGCGAGGGCAAGTCCTTCGTGGCGTCGGCGATGGCTCGCGTGCTGACGGTGATGGGGCAGCGGGTTCTGGTGGTCGACGGTTCTCCGCGCCGACTCCTGCTGGGCGAGAACTTCCCGCATGAGGCGCTACTCGACCAATGCCTTCCTCAAGTCGGCGATTCAGACTCCGCGGCGACCTCCATTGCCACGGTGCGGCGCGCATCCGGCCTGAGGGACGGGCAGAACGTCTATTCGAATCCGGCCTTCGAGGCGATGCTGCGCGAGGCGCGCGCACGATATGACGTCATCCTGTTCGAGGTCGCGCCCGTGCTGCTTTCGGCCGACTGCGCCTTGCTGCGTGAGCACGCCGACACCGTGCTGCATGTCGTCAAATGGAACGATACGCTGAGGACGACCGTCTCCGCCACGCTCGACCATCTCACGCGGCTCGGGCTCGACGTGGGAGGCATCGTGCTCAACGGCGTCGATCTCGAGGAACAGGGGCGTTACAACGCGACGGACCGCGGGCAGGCCTACCGAAACTACAAATCCTTCTATCAGGCTTCGGCATGATCGGCCGCCCCGCCTCGCTTTTCATGGCCGATGCCGATCGTCAGACGCTTCCGGCAGGCACGGGCTTCAGCTGCCGGGATTGCGGCTCCCCCGCCGTTCTGCTGCCGCGCGAACTCTCCGCCCAGGCGCTCGTGATCTGCGATCGCTGCCAGAGTCCGGTCGCGACTCTGGCCGCCTTCCGGGAGTATGTCGATCGCCTGGCAGCAGGCGCCCAATGTTGCGACCATCACCTGACGATCTGCCAGACGGATGCCGGAAGGCCTGTTTCATCCACAGGAGGGTCAGTTTTTAACGAAGAAATAATCGATTGATATATTGTATCAAATTCGGGCAGATAGTACAATCGGACTAATACTGTCTGATATAAATTCGGGTCTTTGGGTAGAACGCGATTGCAGGTCAGGGGTATCTAGGGGCTCGACCACACCGAGTGTGTTCTTGCCCTAACAGGAGACCCCTTTATGGCTAATTTCTACGTATCTACAACCGGTAACGACAACAATTCCGGTCTCGATCAATCCTCAGCTTTTGCGACTGTGGAGCGTGCCCAGGAAGCCATGCGGCAGAGCGGGGGCGCCGATACGACCTACCTCGCAGGTGGTACCTACCATCTCGACAGCCCCATTCATCTGACATCGGCCGATTCCGGCTCATCCTTTGTGGCGTCGCCCGGACAGAACGCCATCGTCAGCGGCGGCACGCCGATCACCGGCTGGACCCAGGGCGCGAACGGCGTCTGGTCGGCCCATGTCGACGACGCCCAGGTCCTGCAACTGACCGTCAACGGCGTGCAGCAGGTCGAAAGCCGCTTTCCCAACGTCGATCCTTCCGATCCGATCCGGGGCGGCTGGCTCTGGGGGCAGGATCTGCCCGGCGGGGCCGATCCTAGCAAGTCGCTCGCCTTCAATCCGTCGGACTTTCCGTCGGGTCACGCCCCGCAGGTCGGGCAGACGGTGACGGTGTTCTCGGAGAATGGCTACGCCAACGATCACCTGACCATCGCGTCGGTCAACGGCAACGTCATGACCTTCACATCCGAAGCCAATTACGACCTCGGCCCCGCAAGCCGCTTCTTCGTCTCGGAGCCGGTGCCGGATGGCGTGGGCGAATGGTCGTTCAACAGCCAGACCGGGACCATCCTGTTCAAGGCGCCCGCCGGTTTCACGGGCGACGGTGCGGTCGCATCCTCCGATCACAGCCTGTTCGTCGTCGATGGCGCGAAGGATGTGGGTATCAAGGGCCTGACGCTGACCGACACGGCAGCGGTGTCGGGCGATCCCAATACGGCAGCGATCGAAGCGCATAACGCGACCGGGTTGACGGTCGACGGGAACCATTTCGTCAATGTCGGCCTCGGTGTCGCGCTGCATGGCAGCAGCAATGGCAATGTGGTCTCGGGCAACAGCTTCGACCACATCTGGTCGAGCGCTGTCGCCCTGACGTCAGGGACCAGCGGCAACAAGATCTCGAACAATGTCATCGACCACTCGAACGAAGCCTTCGTTCAGTACGGCTCGATCGACATGCAGGAATCGGCGCGCAACCAGATCGACCACAACACGATCACCAATGTGCCGCGCTTCGCCATTTCCGAGAACAACCACGATCCCGACATCGCGTCTGGCGGCAATGTCATCGAGTACAACGACATCCGCCATGCCGGCCAGCAGACGCCAGATGTCGGCGCCATCTACCTGTTCTCTCATGAGGATCCCGGCGCACTTGGCGACACCATCCGCTACAACAACATCGTCGATACCGGCGGCCTCAACACGCAGGACGCCGGGTTCGCGGAAAACTGGAGCTCCGGAATCTATCTCGACAACCTCGCGAGCAACGCGCAGATCTACGGCAACTTCATCGAGGGAACATCCTTCAGCGGCATTCTGATCCATGGTGGATCGAACAATTCGATCCACGACAACACGCTGCTGGACAACGGAAAATACGGCATCGCGACCATCGGTGTCGACGGCTACGCCATCACCGGCAACGAGACCTACGAGAACTTCATCCAGGTCTCGAAGGATGGCAGCAACACGATCGATACCGATCAGACCAATGCGGGCCTGATCCACAACAACGTCTATTACAACCCCGATGGCAGCGACTTGACTGTCGCGGATCTCTCGCTGTCGAGTTTCCAGCAGCGCGGCGGCGACGTGGGCAGCGTCGTGACCACGCAAGCCGGCTTCGCGAATGCCGCGGACGGCGAATACAGCTTCACGTCCGGATCGATGGCGCAGTCGCATGGCATCGAGTCGGCCCCGTTCGGCTCAATCGGAGCAACGGGCGTGAGCTCGGCGCCGGATACGGGCACACCGGCGACGCCGCCCCCTGTTACGGCGGAGCCCGCTCCGCCCGTCACGGCGGAACCCGCGCCTCCGGTTACAGCAGAGCCTGCACCGCCGAATACGGCAGAGCCCAAGCCGCCTGCCGTCGAGCCTACCCCGCCGGTAGCAGAGCTGCCGCCGCCGGTCACGGCGCAGCCTGCCCCGCCGGTCGTCGCAGAGCCCACGACGCCAGGCGGTTGGGCCGGCCATGGTGGCGGTCGCAACTGGTTCCAGGATTTGCAGACGCAACAGGACAGTAACGACCACGGCCATTCCTACCACTGGCACTGGTAGGCCTCGCGCCTTAGCCATGGCGGCTCAGCTTCGATATCGGGGCAGGGCCGCCATCCCTTGAGAACGACCGGCGGCGATCCTTCGCCGCCCTTCCGGATCGGCATTCGTCGGTCCGGCTCCTCCTGAAATTCCCATCGCTGCAAGGAAACCGACGAAGATGCTTTCGCAAACGGTCCGCAGTCTGACGCCCGCATTCGCTTCGCTTTTCGGGCTTTCCTTCGTCCTCAATCTCTTCGTCTTCGTTTCCCCCCTCTATACGATGCAGATCTATGACCGGGTGCTGACGAGCCGGAACGGCACGACGCTCGTCATGCTCTCGCTGATCGTCCTTGCCTTGTTTGCGGCCTATGCCGCGCTCGAGCATTTCCGCAGCCGCGCGCTCGTCCAGCTCGGCCTGTGCGTGGACCGGGCGCTGTCCGAGCCGGCATTCGAGGCCGCGTTTCGCGGTGCGTTGGAGGCCAAGGGCTCGCAGCACATCTTGCCCATCCGCGATGTCGAAACCCTGCGCGCGACATTGTCCGGCAGTCTCGTGCCGGCACTGATGGATGCGCCCTGGATTCCGATCTATCTCGGCCTCTGCTTCATCCTTCATCCGGCGATCGGCCTCGTTGCCACCGTCGGCGCCGCCGCGATCCTCGGCGTCGCCCTGCTGAACGAGCGCGTCACGAAGAATTCCCTGGTTCGTGCGGCGGAACTGGGCCACGGCGCCAGCGAGCGCCTCGCCGCCTCCCTCCGGAATGCCGAAGTCATCCAGGCGATGGGTATGGCACAGGCCATCCGCGGCGAATGGCGGCATCGGCAGCGCAGGGCCCTCGCTTATCATACGATCGCCGCCGATTGGGGCGGGACGCTGCTCGCAGCGACGAAGCTGCTGCGGCTCGTCCTCCAATGCGCCGTGCTTGGCGTCGGCGCCTATCTCGCCATCCACCAGAACATCGCGGCGGGCGCGATCTTCGCCGCCTCCCTGATCATGGGGCGGGCCCTGGCGCCGATCGAGGGCGCCGTCGGCCAGTGGAAGAGTTTCGTGTCCGCGCGAAGCGCGTTCCACCGGCTCGGAACGGCCTTGAAGCCCGCCTCTGCCGGCAGCGAGGTCATGACGCTCCCCCACCCGGCGGGCCCCTTGCGCGTCGAGGGCCTGAGCGTGCGCGCTCCAAACGGACAAGCGCTGCTTCTGCAAAATGTCTCGTTCGAGGTGGAGCCGGGCGAGGTCGCGGCAGTCGTCGGGCTGACCGGCTCCGGGAAATCCTCCCTGGCCCGCGCGCTTGTCGGTGTCTGGAACCCCGACCAGGGCGTCGTGCGTCTCGACGGCAACGACATCCGGCATTTTTCCGACGAGCAGCGCGGCCGGATCTTCGGCTACCTGCCTCAGGATGTCGAACTGTTCGCCGGAAGCGTGCGCGACAACATCACCCGCTTCGATCCCGCCGCCACCGACGATGCCGCCGTCGCCGCCGCCTCGGCCGCCTCGGCGCATGACCTCATCCAGAACTTTCCGGCCGGCTACACGACGCAGATCGGCGACGATGGAGCGATCCTGTCCGGGGGACAGCGGCAGCGGATCGGCCTGGCGCGAGCGCTCTACGGCCAGCCCGCACTGGTCGTGCTCGACGAGCCCAACGCCAATCTTGACACGGATGGCGATGCCGCGCTCGCCCGCGCCCTATCGGGCCTGCGCGCCGCGGGCGCCATCGTCGTGGTGATCACGCATCGCCCGCAGCTTCTGTCCCAGGTCGACAAGATCATCCTCATGCAGAAGGGCCAGGCCGTCAGGGTCGGCCTGCGCGACGAGATCCTGCCCGTGCTGCTGCAGCCGGGCGTCGGGCCGCGCGTTCGGCCGCCTCAGGGTGGAGCGGTACGACGATTGGAGCCGCATTCCGTGGCGAGGTGGGCGCGTCGATGAAACTGTCGATGAATATCGCGAAGAAGCTGTCGCTCCACGCCACGCGATGGCGCCGGCGCCTCGAGCCCGCCCTTGTCGGGGCACGGCGCATGATCCTGCTGGCGCGAACGCCTGCCG
Above is a genomic segment from Bosea sp. NBC_00550 containing:
- a CDS encoding sugar transferase, producing MPDIITTAVSPAIAMPRPDYRVGSGVAPATRRLLVAAGLLIGDLATLTIVIGILQFGARIGGFGADTAMPGLMVVWVLALCGAQAGFGLYGSERAEPVDRLRRRTLGNAIAAMVVIAWVLIGERPAPLIGIVAAGSLLAIALGYYVEMLVRGALLRSGLWAAPTVLYGTRAACAALARHLALRPELGLRPVAILTDDDGESLAEAGQAAGLPVITCGQANIISERIEVALCASGDLPAEKADWLERLPLRQIFVVHDASALEILTPRMRVMGGLLGFERRSAIHIPRNLRLKRLVDLVLGIPLAILATPAIIVLALAVKAVDPGPAFYAQPRIGRNGRIFKVYKLRSMFSDAEARLAAHLDADLTARHEWERFFKLTHDPRILPRIGQFIRRSSLDELPQLWNVLRGEMSIVGPRPFPAYHNQCFDTAFQALRTSVPPGLTGLWQVTDRSDGDLAIQKRQDSFYIHNWSFWLDLYVLLQTVPAVLMARGAK
- a CDS encoding WecB/TagA/CpsF family glycosyltransferase; translation: MTSEPSLPHARIMGVNVSAINMADALRTVEDWIGRKAQHFICITGVHGVIESQSDPALMAIHERAGLVTPDGMPLVWMARKLGYRDTERVYGPDLMLALSALSAEKGYRQYYFGGAPGLADRLRDCLTKRFPGLAVAGTLSPPFRAVAPDEDDEMVRMINEAKPDIVWVGLSTPKQEYWMAGHVGRIDAPVMIGVGAAFDFLAGTKRQAPHWMQRNGLEWLFRLMSEPRRLWRRYGKIVPQFMIGASLQLLREKNAPAATPKS
- a CDS encoding NAD-dependent epimerase/dehydratase family protein; the protein is MSSKSVLVTGAGGFIGFHLVNYLKNKGYKVRGVDIKEPDYEGSSADEFKLLDLREMENCREAVYGMDEVYNLAADMGGIGYISGAHASITYNNTMISAQMLKAAHDAKVERFLFSSSACVYPQHLQDVPSVVPLKEADAFPADPEPGYGLEKLYTEKLCEYFTEDYGFQTRLVRFHNVYGPLGTYDGGKEKAPAAICRKVAHAASGDTIEVWGDGKQTRSFMYVDDCVEGIFRIMRSDYSGPLNLGTDELVDVSGLVDIVAEIAGKTINKRFNTNRPQGVRGRNSDNTLLREVLGWEPPMHLRQGLVPTYRWIEAEVKAGGIERHIMPQVEPMIAAQ
- a CDS encoding UDP-glucuronic acid decarboxylase family protein codes for the protein MQKRILVTGGAGFLGCHLCERLVAQGHQVLSVDNYYTGRRENLSGLLGQPLFEAVRHDVTFPLYLEVDEIYNLACPASPVHYQRDPVQTTKTSVLGAINMLGMAKRLGIPILQASTSEIYGDPDVHPQVEDYRGLVSISGPRACYDEGKRCAETLFYDYNRRHGVAIRVARIFNTYGPRMNAEDGRVVSNFIVQALKNEPITLYGDGQQTRAFCFVDDLVDGLMRLMNVTKPLDSAVNLGNPVETTMAEIANLIVSMTGSRSEIVFRPLPQDDPRQRCPDISKAQELLHWTPKVPLQEGLRRTIAYFEDWLSRSRDPVRRMEIARAG
- a CDS encoding polysaccharide biosynthesis/export family protein, with product MPLLVALLLPIAAMAAEREAVETLSIGDKVTVSVFGQSDLSGDFVLDGAGAVNMPLAGRIRIAGLSVPDAEMRIRTALMDGYLRDAVVSLRVAELKPVYIMGEVRSPGSYPFRHGLNVLGAVALAGGYRVGDESISVLKSELLLADERERLLETSLQSLTARRLRLEAERDGTKQLAPPSPGAETGSAQITAGEQEILDFQRRAHEGGRELLRQQVARLQSEKTALTEQAELARRQIELTREQSTEYDKLAATGHGLRNVQVEREREYARTRSELARIKAELAKNDTALGEVTLRLEDIDTAFMRRVVLELQETRLKILEVGRSVPVAREIAESRRRRLAANGGSGTTGDWDIRITRQGGLVPVTIAATFGTSLQPGDIVQITPKAGSPEDRASGEAKASMRPLTGLVSQE